Proteins encoded by one window of Mycolicibacterium sp. ND9-15:
- the leuD gene encoding 3-isopropylmalate dehydratase small subunit, producing the protein MQAFRTHTGIGVPLRRSNVDTDQIIPAVYLKRVTRTGFEDGLFAAWRSDPSFVLNLPPFDRGSVLVAGPDFGTGSSREHAVWALMDYGFRVVISSRFADIFRGNAGKAGLLAAEIAQDDVEILWKLIEERPGLEITVNLQDRTVAAGTVMVPFRIDDYTAWRLLEGLDDIGLTLRKCDDIEAYEALRPDWKPRTLPA; encoded by the coding sequence ATGCAGGCCTTCCGTACCCACACCGGCATCGGCGTCCCGCTGCGCCGGTCGAATGTCGACACGGATCAGATCATTCCGGCCGTCTATCTGAAGCGAGTCACCCGAACGGGTTTCGAGGACGGCTTGTTCGCCGCCTGGCGCAGCGACCCGTCATTCGTGTTGAACCTACCCCCGTTCGACAGGGGTTCGGTGTTGGTCGCCGGTCCCGATTTCGGCACCGGTTCCTCACGCGAGCATGCCGTATGGGCACTCATGGATTACGGGTTCCGGGTCGTTATCTCGTCCCGCTTCGCCGACATCTTTCGGGGCAACGCCGGCAAGGCCGGCCTTCTGGCAGCCGAAATTGCGCAAGATGATGTCGAAATTTTATGGAAGCTCATCGAGGAGCGGCCAGGTCTGGAAATCACTGTGAATCTTCAAGATCGAACCGTCGCCGCCGGAACGGTCATGGTGCCGTTCAGGATTGACGACTACACGGCTTGGCGGCTGCTCGAGGGGCTTGACGATATAGGTCTTACGCTGCGGAAATGCGATGACATCGAGGCTTATGAAGCGCTCCGGCCGGACTGGAAGCCACGCACTCTGCCGGCCTGA
- the leuC gene encoding 3-isopropylmalate dehydratase large subunit, whose amino-acid sequence MSTDVSSAARRPVDKPRTMAEKVWADHVVVEGGGQGAAREPDLIYIDLHLVHEVTSPQAFDGLRLARRPVRRPDLTIATEDHNVPTIDIDKPIADPVSRTQVETLRRNCEEFGIRLHPMGDAEQGIVHIIGPQLGLTQPGMTVVCGDSHTSTHGAFGALAMGIGTSEVEHVLATQTLPLRPFKTMAVNVDGQLPDGVSAKDVILAVIAKIGTGGGQGHVIEYRGSAIESLSMEGRMTICNMSIEAGARAGMVAPDDTTFEFLRGRPHAPQGAQWDEAVTAWRRLRTDDGAEFDTEVYIDASTLSPFVTWGTNPGQGVPLSDSVPDPELMFDDGERQAAEKALAYMGLRPGTAMRDIAVDTVFVGSCTNGRIEDLRVVADVLRGRKVADGVRMLVVPGSMRVRAQAESEGLGEIFTAAGAEWRQAGCSMCLGMNPDQLSPGQRCASTSNRNFEGRQGKGGRTHLVSPAVAAATAVRGTLSSPADLTN is encoded by the coding sequence ATGTCCACCGATGTTTCCAGCGCCGCTCGCCGGCCCGTCGACAAGCCGCGAACCATGGCCGAGAAGGTGTGGGCCGACCACGTCGTGGTCGAGGGCGGCGGTCAGGGTGCCGCGCGCGAACCCGATCTGATCTACATCGACTTGCATCTCGTCCACGAGGTGACCAGCCCGCAGGCGTTCGACGGACTGCGGTTGGCGCGGCGTCCGGTGCGCAGGCCGGATCTGACGATCGCCACCGAAGACCACAACGTGCCGACGATCGACATCGACAAGCCGATCGCCGATCCCGTGTCGCGCACGCAGGTGGAGACCCTTCGGCGCAACTGCGAAGAGTTCGGTATCCGGTTGCACCCGATGGGCGACGCCGAACAAGGCATCGTGCACATCATCGGACCGCAACTCGGGCTGACCCAACCCGGTATGACGGTCGTGTGCGGCGACAGCCATACCTCCACGCACGGTGCGTTCGGCGCGCTGGCGATGGGCATCGGCACCTCCGAAGTCGAGCATGTGCTCGCCACGCAGACGCTGCCGCTGCGCCCGTTCAAGACGATGGCGGTCAACGTCGACGGCCAACTTCCCGACGGGGTCAGTGCCAAGGACGTCATTCTCGCCGTGATCGCGAAGATCGGCACCGGCGGCGGACAGGGGCACGTCATCGAATACCGCGGCAGCGCCATCGAATCGCTGTCGATGGAAGGACGCATGACGATCTGCAACATGAGCATCGAGGCCGGGGCGCGCGCCGGAATGGTGGCGCCTGATGACACCACCTTCGAATTCCTGCGTGGCCGTCCGCATGCCCCGCAGGGGGCGCAGTGGGACGAAGCGGTCACCGCCTGGCGGCGCCTGCGCACCGACGACGGCGCCGAATTCGACACCGAGGTTTACATCGATGCCTCGACGCTGAGCCCGTTCGTCACCTGGGGGACCAACCCCGGGCAAGGGGTGCCGCTGTCCGATTCGGTCCCCGACCCCGAATTGATGTTCGACGACGGGGAACGGCAAGCGGCCGAAAAGGCATTGGCATACATGGGCCTTCGGCCCGGTACGGCAATGCGTGACATCGCGGTCGACACCGTCTTCGTCGGCTCGTGCACCAACGGCCGCATCGAGGACCTGCGGGTGGTCGCCGACGTGCTGCGCGGGCGCAAGGTCGCCGACGGCGTGCGCATGCTGGTCGTGCCCGGGTCCATGCGCGTGCGGGCGCAGGCCGAATCCGAAGGCCTGGGCGAGATCTTCACCGCGGCCGGAGCGGAGTGGCGGCAGGCGGGTTGCTCGATGTGCCTGGGGATGAACCCCGATCAACTGTCGCCGGGCCAACGCTGCGCGTCGACGTCCAACCGGAATTTCGAGGGCAGGCAAGGCAAGGGCGGCCGTACCCATCTGGTGTCGCCCGCGGTCGCCGCCGCCACCGCGGTACGCGGCACGCTGTCCTCCCCGGCGGACCTGACCAACTAG
- a CDS encoding IclR family transcriptional regulator — MRQDSGIGVLDKAVGVLHAVAESPCGLAELCERTGLPRATAHRLAAGLEAHRLLTRNGDGRWRLGPGLSELAAQVNDPLVAAGAAVLPRLREITGESVQLYRREGTSRICVAALEPPAGLRDTVPVGSRLPMTAGSGAKVLLAYADAATQQNVLPTAKFTDRALAEVRKRGWAQSAAEREPGVASVSAPVRDGRGTVIAAVSVSGPIDRMGRRPGARWAADLLAAADALTRRL; from the coding sequence GTGAGACAGGATAGCGGCATCGGCGTGTTGGACAAAGCCGTGGGCGTGCTGCATGCCGTGGCCGAGTCCCCATGTGGGCTGGCCGAACTGTGCGAGCGCACGGGGCTGCCGCGTGCCACCGCGCACCGCCTTGCCGCGGGCCTGGAGGCTCATCGCCTGCTGACGCGCAACGGCGACGGCCGCTGGCGCCTCGGTCCCGGCTTGTCCGAATTGGCCGCGCAGGTCAACGACCCGCTCGTGGCAGCGGGTGCGGCGGTGTTGCCCCGGTTGCGCGAGATCACCGGCGAAAGCGTGCAGCTGTACCGTCGCGAAGGCACCTCACGGATCTGCGTGGCGGCGCTGGAACCGCCTGCGGGGCTGCGCGATACCGTGCCGGTCGGCAGCAGGTTGCCGATGACGGCGGGTTCGGGCGCCAAGGTCCTGTTGGCCTATGCCGACGCGGCCACCCAGCAGAACGTGCTGCCGACCGCGAAGTTCACCGATCGCGCCCTCGCCGAGGTGCGCAAGCGTGGCTGGGCGCAGAGCGCCGCCGAACGCGAACCCGGTGTGGCGAGTGTCTCGGCGCCGGTACGGGACGGTCGCGGCACGGTGATCGCCGCAGTGTCGGTGTCCGGTCCGATCGACCGAATGGGCCGACGACCGGGTGCGCGGTGGGCCGCCGATCTGTTGGCGGCCGCCGACGCGTTGACCCGCCGGCTCTGA
- the gltX gene encoding glutamate--tRNA ligase, with amino-acid sequence MTSENTVRVRFCPSPTGTPHVGLIRTALFNWAYARHTGGAFVFRIEDTDSARDSEQSYHALLDALRWLGLDWDEGPEVGGPYGPYRQSQRLDLYRDVIARLVQAGDAYESFSTPEEVEARHLAAGRSPKLGYDNFDRDLTEEQRSTFRAEGRRAVVRLKMPHEDFGWRDLVRGETSFPAGSIPDFALTRGNGEPLYTLVNPVDDALMRITHVLRGEDLLSSTPRQIALYQALIRIGVADGVPEFAHLPSVLGDGNKKLSKRDPQSNLFLHRERGFIPEGLLNYLALLGWGIADDRDVFGLDEMVAAFDVADVNSNPARFDQKKADALNAEHIRMLSEEDFTARLRAYFAEHGYDTSLDDGRFAEAAALVQTRIVVLGDAWDLLKFLNDGEFALDEKSAAKELRPEAVPVLDAALAALDGTGDWSTAAIETALKAALLEGLGLKPRKAFGPIRVAATGASVSPPLFESLDLLGRERSLARLRAGREQASAGAEA; translated from the coding sequence ATGACAAGTGAAAACACCGTCCGGGTGCGGTTCTGTCCGTCGCCCACCGGCACGCCGCACGTCGGCCTCATCCGCACCGCGTTGTTCAACTGGGCATACGCCCGCCATACGGGCGGCGCCTTCGTGTTCCGCATCGAGGACACCGACTCGGCGCGCGATTCGGAGCAGAGCTATCACGCGCTCCTCGACGCGCTGCGCTGGCTCGGTCTCGACTGGGACGAAGGACCGGAAGTCGGTGGGCCGTATGGGCCGTACCGGCAGTCGCAGCGCCTGGACCTCTACCGTGACGTGATCGCCCGACTCGTGCAGGCCGGTGACGCGTACGAGTCGTTCTCCACGCCCGAGGAAGTCGAAGCGCGCCATCTGGCCGCCGGACGAAGCCCGAAACTCGGCTACGACAACTTCGATCGTGACCTCACCGAGGAACAGCGCTCGACGTTTCGCGCCGAAGGCAGGCGCGCCGTGGTGCGCTTGAAAATGCCGCACGAGGACTTCGGCTGGCGTGACCTCGTGCGCGGGGAGACCTCATTCCCGGCCGGATCGATCCCCGACTTCGCGTTGACCCGTGGCAACGGAGAGCCCTTGTACACGTTGGTCAATCCCGTCGACGACGCGCTGATGCGCATCACTCACGTGTTGCGCGGCGAGGATCTGCTGTCGTCGACCCCACGTCAGATCGCGCTCTATCAGGCGCTGATCCGGATCGGCGTGGCCGATGGCGTGCCCGAGTTTGCGCACCTGCCAAGCGTTCTGGGAGACGGCAACAAGAAGCTGTCCAAGCGCGACCCGCAGTCCAACCTGTTCCTGCATCGCGAGCGCGGCTTCATTCCCGAGGGCCTGCTCAACTATCTCGCGCTGCTGGGATGGGGCATCGCCGATGACCGCGACGTCTTCGGCCTCGACGAGATGGTGGCCGCGTTCGACGTCGCCGACGTCAACTCGAATCCGGCCCGGTTCGACCAGAAGAAGGCCGACGCGCTCAATGCCGAACACATCCGGATGTTGAGCGAGGAGGACTTCACCGCTCGATTGCGGGCGTACTTCGCCGAACACGGATACGACACCAGCCTCGATGACGGGCGATTCGCCGAGGCCGCCGCCCTGGTGCAGACGCGCATCGTGGTGCTCGGCGACGCCTGGGACCTGTTGAAGTTCCTCAACGACGGTGAGTTCGCGCTCGACGAGAAATCAGCGGCCAAGGAGTTGCGCCCGGAGGCGGTTCCGGTACTCGATGCGGCGCTGGCCGCGCTCGACGGCACCGGCGACTGGTCCACCGCGGCGATCGAGACGGCCCTCAAAGCGGCTCTGCTCGAGGGCCTGGGGCTGAAGCCCCGCAAGGCGTTCGGGCCGATCCGCGTCGCCGCCACCGGCGCGTCGGTCAGCCCGCCGCTGTTCGAATCGCTCGACCTGCTGGGTCGTGAGCGCAGCCTGGCCCGTCTGCGCGCCGGACGCGAACAGGCGTCGGCCGGCGCGGAGGCCTGA
- a CDS encoding fumarylacetoacetate hydrolase family protein — protein MRLGRIASPDGVAFVSVEGPPDDPAQAVVREIAEHPFGNPQFTGRQWPLADVRLLAPILASKVVCVGKNYAAHIQEMAAHARSNGGNSGEFDDPIIFMKPNTAIIGPYVPIQLPADADPVHFEGELAVVIGRPCKDVPAARAAENILGYTIGNDVSARDQQQKDGQWTRAKGHDTFCPVGPWIVTDVDPADLEIRTEVNGVVKQHSRTSMMIHDVGAIVEWISRVMTLLPGDLILTGTPEGVGPIEDSDTVSITVEGIGTLTNPVVRKGKS, from the coding sequence ATGCGTCTTGGCCGAATCGCCAGTCCCGACGGGGTTGCCTTCGTCAGCGTCGAGGGGCCGCCCGACGATCCCGCGCAGGCCGTCGTGCGGGAGATCGCCGAGCACCCGTTCGGCAACCCCCAGTTCACCGGCAGACAGTGGCCACTGGCCGACGTCCGCCTGCTCGCCCCCATCCTGGCCAGCAAGGTGGTCTGCGTCGGCAAGAACTATGCCGCGCACATTCAGGAGATGGCCGCGCACGCAAGGAGCAATGGGGGCAACAGCGGTGAATTCGACGACCCGATCATCTTCATGAAACCCAACACCGCGATCATCGGCCCGTACGTGCCGATTCAGCTGCCCGCCGACGCCGATCCCGTGCATTTCGAAGGTGAGCTGGCCGTGGTGATCGGGCGGCCGTGCAAGGATGTCCCGGCCGCCCGCGCCGCGGAAAACATCCTGGGGTACACGATTGGCAACGACGTGTCGGCCCGCGACCAGCAGCAGAAGGACGGCCAGTGGACCCGCGCCAAAGGCCATGACACGTTCTGCCCGGTCGGGCCGTGGATCGTCACCGACGTCGATCCCGCGGACCTCGAGATCCGTACCGAGGTCAACGGTGTGGTCAAGCAGCACAGCCGGACGTCCATGATGATCCACGACGTCGGCGCGATCGTCGAGTGGATCTCGCGGGTGATGACGCTGCTGCCCGGTGATCTGATCCTCACCGGAACCCCGGAAGGCGTCGGCCCGATCGAGGATTCCGACACCGTCAGCATCACCGTCGAGGGCATCGGTACGCTGACCAATCCGGTTGTGCGCAAAGGAAAGTCATGA
- a CDS encoding MFS transporter, whose product MPVESISTARRWSMLCIALAATTSANVFINGAAFLIPTLQTERGLDLAAAGLLSAMPGFGLVVTLIAWGYVVDRLGERIVLTVGSALIAAAAFAAASVESLFAVGTFLLLGGMAAASSNSASGRLVVGWFPQEQRGLAMGIRQTATPLGVGLGALVIPRLAQSYGISAALVFPAAVCAVSALVCLVLVIDPPRPPRSEAPIEQLANPYRGSAVLWRIHAVSVLLVVPQAVVWTFTLVWLMSERGWSASSAGVIVMVAQLLGALGRVAAGHWSDRMGQRLRPIRTIAAGAAAAMALLALSDWLNSPVSVVLMVVASVITVSDNGLAFTAIAEIAGPFWSGRALGTQNTSQHLASAASAPLFGALIGVAGYPAAFAVSAVLPLVAIPVVPPDSESSPKSALRL is encoded by the coding sequence ATGCCCGTCGAGTCGATCAGCACCGCGCGGCGCTGGTCGATGTTGTGCATCGCGCTGGCGGCGACGACGAGCGCCAACGTGTTCATCAACGGCGCGGCGTTTCTCATCCCGACCCTGCAGACCGAACGCGGACTCGACCTGGCCGCTGCCGGTCTGCTCTCCGCGATGCCGGGTTTCGGACTGGTCGTCACGTTGATCGCGTGGGGGTATGTGGTCGACCGCTTAGGCGAGCGCATCGTGCTGACCGTCGGGTCGGCGTTGATTGCCGCAGCGGCGTTCGCCGCCGCGTCGGTCGAATCACTGTTCGCGGTCGGGACATTCCTGCTTCTCGGCGGCATGGCGGCCGCGAGCAGCAACTCGGCCAGCGGGCGGTTGGTGGTCGGCTGGTTCCCGCAGGAGCAACGCGGGCTGGCCATGGGCATCCGGCAGACGGCCACCCCGCTGGGGGTTGGGTTGGGCGCGTTGGTGATTCCGCGGCTCGCCCAAAGCTACGGCATATCGGCCGCGTTGGTGTTCCCGGCGGCCGTGTGCGCGGTCTCGGCGCTGGTGTGCCTGGTGCTGGTGATCGACCCGCCCCGACCGCCGCGCTCGGAGGCGCCGATCGAGCAGCTGGCCAACCCCTACCGCGGATCGGCGGTGCTGTGGCGGATCCACGCCGTCTCGGTGTTGCTCGTGGTGCCGCAGGCCGTCGTGTGGACGTTCACACTGGTGTGGTTGATGTCGGAGCGCGGCTGGTCGGCGTCTTCGGCCGGCGTCATCGTCATGGTGGCTCAATTGCTCGGCGCCCTGGGCCGTGTCGCGGCGGGCCACTGGTCCGACCGGATGGGGCAACGACTGCGTCCGATCCGGACTATCGCCGCGGGCGCGGCGGCCGCGATGGCCTTGCTGGCGCTGTCGGACTGGCTGAATTCTCCGGTCAGCGTGGTGTTGATGGTGGTCGCGTCGGTGATCACGGTGTCGGACAACGGGTTGGCGTTCACCGCCATCGCCGAGATCGCGGGACCGTTCTGGAGCGGGCGCGCGCTGGGCACCCAGAACACCAGCCAGCACCTGGCTTCGGCGGCATCCGCCCCGCTGTTCGGCGCGCTGATCGGGGTCGCCGGCTATCCCGCGGCATTCGCGGTGAGCGCCGTGCTGCCGCTCGTCGCGATACCGGTCGTGCCGCCCGACTCCGAGAGTTCACCGAAGTCTGCACTACGGCTGTGA
- a CDS encoding 3-isopropylmalate dehydrogenase: protein MRLAIIAGDGIGPEVVGEAVKVLDEVLPGVDKTPYDLGARRYHATGEVLPDSVLDELRGHDAILLGAIGDPSVPSGVLERGLLLRIRFELDHHINLRPGRLYPGVTSPLAGNPDIDFVVVREGTEGPYTGTGGAIRVGTPHEIATEVSVNTAFGVRRVVTDAFARAQQRRKHLTLVHKNNVLTFAGALWWRTVQEIATEFPDVGVAYQHVDAATIHLVTDPGRFDVIVTDNLFGDIVTDLGAAVCGGIGLAASGNIDATRTNPSMFEPVHGSAPDIAGQGIADPTAAIMSVALLLAHVGEADAAARVDKAVEQHLATRGDEKFSTAQIGERIASYL from the coding sequence ATGAGGTTGGCGATCATCGCCGGCGACGGCATCGGTCCGGAGGTCGTCGGGGAGGCCGTCAAGGTGCTCGACGAGGTGCTGCCCGGTGTCGACAAGACGCCGTACGACCTCGGCGCACGGCGTTACCACGCCACCGGCGAAGTGCTACCCGACTCCGTGCTCGACGAACTGCGTGGGCACGACGCGATCCTGCTCGGCGCGATCGGTGACCCGTCGGTGCCCAGCGGTGTACTCGAACGCGGTCTGCTGCTGCGTATCCGGTTCGAACTCGACCACCACATCAACCTGCGGCCAGGACGGCTGTATCCCGGCGTGACCAGTCCGCTGGCGGGCAACCCCGACATCGATTTCGTCGTCGTGCGCGAAGGCACCGAAGGTCCCTATACCGGGACCGGCGGCGCCATCCGCGTCGGCACACCGCACGAGATCGCCACCGAGGTCAGCGTCAACACCGCCTTCGGTGTGCGGCGCGTCGTGACCGACGCGTTCGCCCGCGCGCAGCAGCGGCGCAAGCACTTGACGTTGGTGCACAAGAACAACGTGCTGACCTTCGCCGGGGCGCTGTGGTGGCGCACCGTGCAGGAGATCGCCACGGAATTCCCAGACGTCGGGGTGGCCTACCAGCACGTCGACGCCGCGACCATTCACCTCGTCACCGACCCGGGCCGGTTCGACGTGATCGTCACCGACAACCTGTTCGGCGACATCGTCACCGATCTCGGCGCCGCGGTGTGCGGCGGTATCGGCTTGGCGGCCAGCGGCAATATCGATGCCACCCGGACCAATCCGTCGATGTTCGAACCCGTGCACGGCAGCGCCCCGGACATCGCGGGCCAGGGGATCGCGGACCCGACCGCCGCGATCATGTCGGTCGCGCTGCTGCTGGCCCACGTCGGCGAGGCCGATGCGGCCGCACGCGTCGACAAGGCCGTCGAGCAGCATCTGGCCACTCGCGGTGACGAGAAGTTCTCGACCGCGCAGATCGGTGAGCGGATCGCCAGCTATCTCTGA
- the serA gene encoding phosphoglycerate dehydrogenase, with protein sequence MSLPVVLIADKLAESTVAALGDQVEVRWVDGPDRPKLLAAVPEADALLVRSATTVDAEVLAAAPKLKIVARAGVGLDNVDVAAATARGVLVVNAPTSNIHSAAEHAIALLLAAAREIPAADASLRAHTWKRSSFSGTEIYGKTAGVVGLGRIGQLVAQRLAAFGSHVVAYDPYVSPARAAQLGIELLALDELLGRADVISVHLPKTPETAGLIGKEALAKTKPGVIIVNAARGGLIDEEALAEAVRSGHVRGAGVDVFAKEPTTESPLFDLPQVIVTPHLGASTAEAQDRAGTDVAESVKLALAGEFVPDAVNVGAGPVSEEVAPWLELVRKLGLLAGVLADEPTATLSVCAQGELAAEDVEVLRLSALRGLFSTITDQQVTFVNAPALADERGLDSEISTVSESPNHRSLVDVRALGVNGSVTNIAGTLSGPQQVEKIVQINGRNIDMRAEGINLIIHYVDQPGTLGKIGTMLGAADINIHAAQLSEDAEGPNATILLRINRDVPEDVRAAITEAVGANLLEVVDLS encoded by the coding sequence GTGAGTCTGCCCGTTGTACTGATCGCCGACAAATTGGCTGAATCGACGGTCGCCGCCCTCGGTGACCAGGTTGAAGTCCGCTGGGTCGATGGCCCGGACCGGCCGAAGTTGCTGGCCGCGGTGCCCGAAGCCGACGCACTGCTGGTGCGTTCGGCGACCACGGTCGACGCCGAGGTGCTCGCCGCGGCCCCCAAGCTCAAGATTGTCGCCCGTGCCGGCGTCGGTCTGGACAACGTCGACGTGGCTGCGGCCACGGCCCGAGGGGTGCTGGTGGTCAACGCGCCGACCTCCAACATCCACAGTGCGGCCGAGCACGCGATCGCCCTGCTGCTGGCCGCGGCTCGAGAGATCCCGGCCGCCGATGCGTCGCTGCGCGCGCACACCTGGAAACGCTCGTCGTTCTCGGGCACCGAGATCTACGGCAAGACGGCCGGCGTGGTCGGTCTGGGGCGCATCGGCCAGCTGGTCGCCCAGCGGCTCGCGGCGTTCGGCTCCCATGTGGTGGCGTACGACCCGTACGTGTCGCCGGCCCGCGCCGCGCAGCTGGGCATAGAGCTGCTCGCACTGGACGAACTGCTGGGGCGCGCCGACGTCATCTCCGTACACCTGCCCAAGACCCCGGAGACGGCGGGGTTGATCGGCAAGGAGGCGCTGGCGAAGACCAAGCCCGGCGTCATCATCGTCAATGCGGCCCGCGGCGGCCTGATCGACGAGGAGGCGTTGGCCGAGGCGGTCCGGTCCGGTCATGTACGCGGGGCCGGTGTCGACGTGTTCGCGAAGGAGCCGACGACCGAGAGCCCGCTGTTCGACTTGCCGCAGGTCATCGTCACCCCACACCTGGGGGCGTCCACGGCCGAGGCGCAGGACCGGGCGGGCACCGACGTCGCGGAGAGCGTGAAGCTCGCGCTGGCCGGCGAGTTCGTGCCCGACGCGGTCAACGTCGGCGCCGGTCCGGTCAGCGAAGAGGTTGCCCCGTGGCTGGAGCTGGTCCGCAAACTCGGACTGCTGGCCGGGGTGCTCGCCGACGAACCCACGGCCACCCTGTCGGTCTGCGCGCAGGGTGAGTTGGCGGCCGAAGACGTTGAGGTGCTTCGCCTTTCGGCGCTGCGAGGGCTGTTCTCGACGATAACCGACCAGCAGGTCACGTTCGTCAACGCACCCGCACTGGCCGACGAGCGCGGCTTGGACTCCGAGATCAGCACGGTCAGCGAGAGCCCCAACCACCGCAGTCTCGTCGACGTGCGGGCGCTGGGGGTCAACGGCTCGGTCACCAACATCGCAGGCACCCTGTCCGGCCCCCAGCAGGTCGAGAAGATCGTGCAGATCAACGGCCGCAACATCGACATGCGCGCCGAGGGGATCAACCTGATCATCCACTACGTCGACCAGCCGGGAACCCTCGGCAAGATCGGCACGATGCTCGGCGCCGCCGACATCAACATTCACGCCGCACAGCTCAGCGAGGACGCCGAAGGGCCGAACGCGACGATCCTGCTGCGCATCAATCGTGACGTCCCTGAGGACGTCCGCGCCGCGATCACCGAGGCCGTCGGCGCCAACCTGCTGGAAGTCGTTGACCTGTCATGA
- a CDS encoding phytoene desaturase family protein, producing the protein MDVTVVGSGPNGLAAAVVCARAGLSVQVLEAQPTLGGGARTLPDAEFPGVSHDICSAVHPLALASPFLAEFDLPARGVTLQVPEVSYANPLPGARSAIGYRDLDRTAAELEHGDSWRRLFGPMVERDTAVLELLLGDKRSIPRNPIAAIQVARRLLEQGTPAWGALSGADARALFSGVAAHVISPMPSLVSAGGGLMLATLAHTVGWPIPVGGSQAIADALVDDLRAHGGVIAVDREVTEPPGGVTLFDTAPTAVARIYGDKLPRRYAKALQRYRFGPGVAKVDFVLSEEVPFADERLRRSPTLHMGGTREQMAHAEREIVAGRHPEWPMVLAALPHLADPGRIDAEGRRPLWTYAHVPNGSTLDQAEQVTDIFERFAPGFRDIVVAVRSVPAARLAEHNANLVGGDIGVGGNTLMHALAGPTPRLNPWSTPIPGAYLCSSATPPGGGVHGMAGYFAARTVLRREFGIKTLPSLSP; encoded by the coding sequence GTGGATGTCACCGTCGTCGGTAGCGGACCCAACGGCTTGGCCGCCGCCGTCGTCTGCGCTCGGGCCGGGCTCTCGGTGCAGGTCCTCGAGGCGCAACCGACCCTGGGCGGTGGCGCGCGCACGCTGCCCGACGCCGAGTTTCCCGGCGTCTCCCACGACATCTGTTCGGCCGTGCATCCGCTCGCGCTGGCATCGCCGTTCCTGGCCGAGTTCGACCTACCCGCCCGCGGGGTGACCCTCCAGGTGCCCGAGGTGTCCTACGCCAATCCGCTCCCGGGCGCACGCTCGGCGATCGGCTATCGCGACCTCGACCGGACCGCCGCGGAACTCGAGCACGGGGATTCGTGGCGCAGGTTGTTCGGTCCGATGGTCGAACGCGATACCGCGGTGCTCGAACTGCTGCTCGGCGACAAGCGCTCGATCCCGAGGAATCCGATCGCGGCCATCCAGGTGGCCCGCCGGCTGCTCGAGCAGGGCACGCCCGCGTGGGGCGCACTGTCCGGGGCCGACGCGCGCGCATTGTTCAGCGGAGTTGCCGCACATGTGATCTCGCCGATGCCCTCACTGGTGTCGGCCGGTGGCGGCCTGATGCTGGCGACGCTCGCGCACACCGTCGGCTGGCCCATACCCGTGGGCGGAAGCCAGGCCATCGCCGACGCGCTGGTCGACGACCTTCGTGCGCACGGGGGCGTGATCGCCGTCGACCGCGAGGTCACCGAACCGCCCGGCGGCGTCACGCTTTTCGACACCGCACCCACCGCGGTGGCGCGCATCTACGGTGACAAGCTGCCCCGCCGGTATGCAAAGGCGTTGCAGCGGTATCGATTCGGACCCGGTGTGGCCAAGGTCGACTTCGTGCTGTCCGAGGAGGTGCCGTTCGCCGACGAGCGGCTACGACGGTCCCCGACGCTGCACATGGGTGGCACCCGCGAGCAGATGGCTCACGCCGAACGCGAGATCGTCGCCGGACGTCACCCCGAGTGGCCGATGGTGCTCGCCGCCCTGCCGCATTTGGCCGATCCAGGTCGCATCGACGCCGAGGGCCGTCGCCCGCTGTGGACCTACGCGCATGTGCCCAACGGTTCGACGCTCGACCAGGCCGAGCAAGTGACCGACATCTTCGAGCGCTTCGCGCCCGGCTTCCGCGACATCGTGGTGGCGGTCCGATCCGTGCCCGCCGCGAGGTTGGCCGAGCACAACGCCAACCTCGTCGGCGGAGACATCGGCGTCGGCGGCAACACGCTGATGCATGCACTGGCCGGACCGACACCCCGGCTCAATCCCTGGAGCACGCCCATCCCGGGGGCGTACCTGTGCTCGTCGGCCACCCCACCGGGCGGCGGTGTGCACGGCATGGCGGGCTACTTCGCCGCCCGTACCGTGTTGCGCCGCGAGTTCGGCATCAAGACGTTGCCTTCACTGTCCCCCTGA